In Luteimonas viscosa, the following proteins share a genomic window:
- a CDS encoding tetratricopeptide repeat protein — MRSHPLRATLLAAMLACAWPAMADGPRLQVRDVIDAPQAAWDRFLSDPAYADAYDAYDVLGEIGYALVEVDVAACKEHRARLEAAVRQAPVSIALHRARMLCAEAVGDETAAEEAMLATGALSQLALSDRREGFWPEPARVMGPLDIYALLASSGLEFRYEYFPQLAPQRHYPVVVAAWDDTLAAERHLWFDYIDTANSLVRGDPFSGYPVQRSQLAHGFIQSLAESNEVAAIDMQALLAFRIAGGKPDVVDKLRPGASAGGVQSSGAWLMTCALHPTEGCADGLVDALLPQAEREQAAHTALLALAYALGVGVERNPESAAALLDAADRRWHRGGGTVLLAGLWTQLAGKEPPPAFLLRRMQAAQADGHPMIPAITAAWKLAVDGVPQLDPVELRALADPVNNGVGKGYSLLVNYHHRRGEALAVNGWMKSAADAGDANAQAAMGATLYAAASTDAQRRQAMQLVELGAQGGSAFGARRRAQQSLRTGEWSQAEGWLIGAAQAGDVDSLLALAGIYEHARPGVHGTPQQAVDTYRGLSDQLDSAEARRRLADMALAGRGMDKDPVRAAAWLRTDAEKGDGASAARLGYALLAGEMGARDEAEGKRWLDRAIGEGHAPAYVAYGGWYFYRHDNTLASRRRGIELWRKGAEAGEAVARNNLAWALCTAPEPELFDGVGGRDAAMPLLADADRAAWLDTVAACHAAVGEFPRAVELQEEAIDALPSGEAASDSRREDGYAARLALYRDRKRYVEPHRTEVDFQ; from the coding sequence ATGAGATCCCATCCACTGCGCGCCACGCTGCTGGCGGCCATGCTGGCGTGCGCATGGCCTGCGATGGCCGACGGGCCGCGCCTGCAGGTGCGCGACGTGATCGATGCCCCGCAGGCGGCTTGGGACCGCTTCCTGTCCGATCCCGCCTACGCCGATGCCTACGATGCCTACGACGTGCTGGGCGAGATCGGGTACGCCCTGGTGGAGGTCGATGTCGCGGCGTGCAAGGAGCATCGCGCTCGGCTGGAAGCGGCGGTTCGCCAGGCGCCGGTCAGCATCGCCCTGCATCGGGCGCGCATGCTGTGCGCGGAAGCGGTGGGCGACGAGACGGCTGCGGAGGAGGCGATGCTCGCGACTGGCGCGCTGTCGCAACTGGCGTTGTCCGACCGCCGGGAAGGCTTCTGGCCGGAGCCGGCGCGAGTGATGGGGCCGCTGGACATCTATGCCCTGCTCGCCTCCAGCGGCCTGGAGTTCCGCTACGAATACTTCCCGCAGCTAGCGCCGCAGCGTCACTATCCCGTGGTGGTAGCGGCTTGGGACGACACGCTAGCTGCCGAGCGCCACCTCTGGTTCGATTACATCGACACCGCCAACAGCCTGGTGCGCGGCGACCCGTTCTCCGGATATCCCGTGCAGCGCAGCCAGCTCGCGCACGGCTTCATCCAGTCGCTTGCGGAAAGCAACGAGGTCGCGGCGATCGACATGCAGGCACTTCTTGCGTTTCGTATCGCCGGGGGCAAGCCGGACGTCGTCGACAAGCTGAGGCCCGGTGCTTCGGCCGGCGGCGTCCAGTCATCCGGCGCCTGGCTCATGACGTGCGCGCTCCACCCGACCGAAGGCTGCGCAGATGGCCTCGTGGACGCCCTGCTGCCTCAGGCAGAGCGGGAGCAGGCCGCCCACACCGCGTTGCTGGCGTTGGCCTATGCACTAGGCGTAGGCGTTGAGCGCAATCCAGAATCGGCGGCAGCGCTGCTGGATGCCGCGGACCGGCGTTGGCATCGCGGCGGTGGCACTGTGCTGCTCGCCGGGCTCTGGACCCAACTCGCCGGCAAGGAACCGCCGCCTGCGTTCCTGTTGCGGAGGATGCAGGCCGCCCAGGCGGACGGACACCCGATGATCCCTGCGATCACCGCGGCCTGGAAGCTCGCAGTCGATGGCGTGCCGCAGCTCGACCCGGTGGAATTGCGCGCGCTGGCCGACCCTGTCAACAACGGCGTCGGCAAGGGTTACTCGTTGTTGGTCAACTATCACCATCGACGTGGCGAGGCGCTGGCAGTCAACGGCTGGATGAAGTCTGCCGCCGATGCGGGCGACGCGAACGCGCAGGCCGCGATGGGCGCGACCTTGTACGCGGCCGCGAGTACCGACGCGCAACGGCGGCAGGCGATGCAACTGGTCGAGCTGGGTGCCCAGGGCGGCAGCGCTTTCGGCGCACGCAGACGTGCGCAGCAAAGCTTGCGTACGGGCGAGTGGTCACAGGCGGAAGGCTGGCTGATCGGCGCCGCGCAAGCCGGCGACGTCGATTCCCTGTTGGCGCTGGCCGGTATCTACGAACACGCGCGCCCGGGAGTGCACGGCACGCCGCAACAAGCCGTGGACACCTATCGCGGACTGTCCGACCAACTCGACAGTGCGGAGGCCCGGCGCCGGCTCGCCGACATGGCGCTCGCGGGCCGGGGGATGGACAAGGATCCGGTACGCGCGGCTGCTTGGCTGCGGACCGACGCCGAGAAGGGAGATGGCGCGTCGGCCGCCCGCCTGGGATACGCCCTCCTTGCCGGTGAGATGGGCGCTCGCGACGAGGCTGAAGGCAAGCGCTGGCTGGACCGGGCGATCGGGGAGGGACATGCGCCCGCATACGTGGCCTATGGCGGCTGGTACTTCTATCGTCACGACAACACGCTCGCCAGTCGTCGGCGCGGGATCGAGCTCTGGCGCAAGGGCGCCGAGGCGGGAGAGGCGGTGGCACGCAACAACCTGGCCTGGGCCCTGTGCACGGCGCCCGAGCCGGAGCTGTTCGATGGTGTCGGTGGCCGGGATGCGGCGATGCCGTTGCTGGCCGATGCCGACCGGGCCGCCTGGCTCGACACCGTAGCGGCCTGCCATGCGGCGGTGGGCGAGTTCCCGAGGGCTGTCGAACTGCAGGAAGAAGCGATCGACGCGCTCCCGAGCGGCGAGGCCGCTAGCGATTCACGACGTGAAGACGGCTATGCCGCGCGCCTGGCGCTGTACCGGGATCGCAAGCGGTATGTCGAGCCTCATCGCACTGAAGTCGACTTCCAGTGA